The Maylandia zebra isolate NMK-2024a linkage group LG4, Mzebra_GT3a, whole genome shotgun sequence genome segment tcaaagagaagatataaaacaaagttctaagctaatcgaccttagtgttctcctttttttaaaagaatcgataagagaatcgaatcgttaaacagaatcgaaaatggaatcggaatcgtgaaaatcttatcaatacccatccctactaaggggtaaggccatcatgcagtccagcaacctttatggttctgctttgcttcaccaggaactattaggaaaccttccagcgcctcctgtgaaagacacagggaaaaacacaaacatttattaacatgttccacagtgttccagtttgattttctcatcctgtggacaacaacgtacagggatgcaggtttattgttaacttttgtaAGGTTTCTTTACTGAACTCATACCCAGCTcatacaggacaaagacagaacaggctgccagtttatcGCAGGGCGAAAACAATAcatgtaacagaaaatccacttaaatgtcttttatttataatcataatcataattatgatttaaaatataatttaaaggtttctttaaaaatatagaTTTTTTATAACACCTAGAATATAAACTGTTTCAggttctgacctctgacctcagtgaCCAGGCTGTgtcctcactgcagctccctcttggaagtacgtctgcttcttgtcttcCCCCAGTGATGACCCTTAATATCCCGTACTGAACAAAACaggacaaacacttgccttcatttaagaagtacattcatacagagatagtctatggaaacacactagttcaccctTTGGGAGGaatcagttcctgtgaaacatttctgtaaatcaACATTatgtggagaatgaatgaaatgagttcttcaggTGATCAGCAGTCCaacactgacaaatgaaactTCTGTGGAAGAAGAATCTGGACTTTGGATTTCCAGTCCAGTCCTGGTTTAAACTATTAAGGATTGAGCAACAGTGCTCATCTTTGCTCTTCggaaatctgtgttaaacaacaacaaacataaattagaaacaaaaatacatCTGAGTAGagaattttaatcttcaaatgtttctgagctgTCTTCAATCTGCTTTTAACACAGAAAAGTCCCACAGTCAATGCAGCCTGAATGAaatcctaaatgttcagcacacagagagacacagagggactgtttaaagtttagtgttaacctgagtcactgatcatttacagtattacagagtctggcagtctttgcatgatgtccacgtcactgtaagtttctagctgactctcaggtgtgacaggtgtgccagcaggaaagagtaataacaACCTGCATCCTGCGGCTTGTCAttcaggattaaaggagccagactttgttcacacagctaggattgtattttacactgaccctgggtcagtataagtatcatacagtttaaacgaagcactgaaacttgcatatatttattatagatgCACTGGAAGACAGCTGGCCACCTCATTTTGAAATCAGCGATCATCAGTGCTTCAAGTACTACCTCTTGCCTTCTGAGAGCAAAGGTCTTCTCCATCATTGCAGCCACCCTGTGgtcattgtgttttttcttagCTTCTGACAGGAGGTCTACTCTGATTTCTTCTAGTGTCTCTGCAGTTTCACCAGCTGGATACGTGGGGGAGTAATTCACTTCAGCTTTTTTTGGCTTCTTCACGCCATATGCAGGAGTACATTTGCCATCAGGTTTATGTTTTACAGAATTCACAGTAACTTCAGGGCATCCAAGCTGTCTAAGCTTTGTTCGGTAGTTAGCAAGTTTATACTTCAAGCTTGTTTTCCATCCGCCATATCCAGTGACTGAACCAGGCTCTTTCAAACATGGATAGGTTGTTACAAGAGCTTCTGCTACCTCATCAAACTCCCTGTCAGACTTAATTTTATGATCAGGATTCAACAAAGCTTCAGTTTCTTTGAAAGCAGCATTGGCCCTGGCCAGCTTGTAGTTGAGTATTGTAAGAGAACTGGGGAATGGGGAAGACATTGGGCCATGCAGTGGCTCTTGAGGACGTAGATTCAGGAGAAGACAATATGTCTGTATCAAATGAGTTCCCAGGAGATGAAAGGGATGAGGAGTCATCTAGAGTGCGGGAAGTGGCAGCAGATGAGTAAAGAGGGAGGAGTGCTTCACCAGGTTCGACAGGTGCAACTGAGCTAAAGATGACCTCGATGGTACTTTTGTCCTGGATGTCCGACATTGACTCCAAGTTGGTGAATTCATTCCCAAATTCTGCATCCATGAAGTGAAGCCTGAAGTCCCCATTAACTCCACACTGTCCCTTTATCTGCTGAACTAGCTCACTGACAGACACTGGCATCCCATTTGGAAGGATCAATCTCCGGGAATCATTTTCTCCGAGAATGAGTTTCACCATTGCAGCCATTTCACAACAGCCTAAAAGAGGAAATTAAGACAACGTTAAGCATTTCAACAACGGTAAATCTGATTTCAACAAAGCAATTCGGATAAAAGTGTGGCATGCTATGTCCATTCAAATggattcaaataaaataatgcCACATtaattttcaaaacattttagaTTTATTAGACTGCCTGTCATAAAAAAAACGAGTTAATTCCTGTAATTTGGACTCTTTCCTTTTCAGTGAGTTCAACATTTTACCATGTTGAACAGGAGTGAAGAATTTCAAAATGAATTATTTACATTATGTAACCAAATTTAAACTGGAATTCTCTCAGAAGTAAAATTATTAAAGCATAACATTCGCTTCaggaattaaaataaataattgtaatTTCCTCCTCAGTGTACTAAAAACATACATCAATTGTTAAGTAAACTACTGTGCAACAGTTACAACTTACAAACTTACACATTTCAACAACccataaataaaatgcatatgTATCACAAAAGTTTCTGTGGTAGAGCCCAACTAGCTTATTTGCAGAGGTTAAGTTATAAACAATACCTACATTTGAAGTAGCTATGTCTTTCATATTAGGCTTTTATACTTGTGCTAGCTTGACATTGTGCTATATTGTTGCACTAACGTGTTAGCTAGCTAGAATGGCATAAacagacagatttaaaaaaacaaaacaaaagtgaatAAATATCCCTGAAAATAATAGACAAACTAATGATATCTTTGCGCAAAAAGTATTTTcatctggatggatgaagaCAGATTCACTCTTACCTTTCCAAGGTGACCGTGAAGCAAACCATGcggttcttcttcttcttcagtcaaGTTTAACGGCAGCTTGGATCCAAAACTGTTGCATTACTGCCATCTCCTGGCTGTTAATCGTCCGTCACTCCTGAATCCTCAGATCCTCTTGATGAGACCAGTACttctcaaaaaaagaaaaaccaccaCTTTCCCTCCACCATGACTTAACTTATTAACCACTTGCTCAAATGTAAGTTCCCTTCCACCACTCATTTCACCCCACATCACCCTCCTGTGACTTACATACTTCCTACAACTAAGGAGTACATGCTCAACCGTCTCCATATCAGTGCACCCATCACACAACCCCGTCAGATGTTTCCCTATCCGAAAAAGAGTatcatttaaaaagcagtgGCCCGTTCGTATTCGACTGATAACAACCTCCTCACGTCTCTGCAATCCGCTACTCCTCTTAGCTTCTATTGTGTTTTGCACCCTATATAAATGTCTCCCTTTTGTTTCATTATCCCATGCCATTTGCCATAAGTTCCGACTTTCTGCCCAAACTACACTTTTCCCTTCAGATTTTGACAATGGTAACTGTACATCTATGTCGACTCTTTTGACAGCTGCTTTGGCCAACCTCTCTGCGCTTTCATTACCCAAGATACCCACATGAGCCGGAGTCCACATTATTACTACATGTTTATTTTGGTCAGACAGTCTATGATGAGCAAAAAGAATGTCATACAGAATTTGCTGATGGGTAGTTGTGTAACCCTGTGCAATACTTAATAATGCGGACAATGAATCACTGCATATCAGTACTTTTGAGACCCTGCTGTCCTCCACCCATTCTAGAGCCAGCAGTATGGAAAACAATTCAAATGCATACAGTATACACCCAGACGGGTTGATGTTCTTTTCGCAATCTTGATATTCAACACCGGAATTACCACTGCTACACCAGTTGCTTCTGTCTTAGGATCTTTTGACCCATCTGTATACACCTATAAAAAGTCACTGTATTTGCTGTCCAATCTGTTATAGAATTTTTGACAAATATCTGTGGTCACTTTCCGCTTTCCAGTGTCCGTTAAAGAGCTGTCCACGACAAGACACTTCAATGTCCATATGGGACGTAAAGGCCACAACACTGTCTGATTAAAGACTTTGTCAGACACTTTAAAAGTTCTTGCACTATCATCTCCAACCCAcccaaaactatttttaaaaaccttCCCTCTTTCCCAACAAGCCCCCAACACTTTCTTAACAAAACCATGTGGTTTCCTGCCTCCTGTGCTCAAAATCACCCGTGATCTTGTGATATCGCGAGTCTTTAAGGCAACTAACCACTATCGTTAGATTTTAtcatgtcatatcaacaagaataAATTTAAGAGGTGCTAAGTTGGTAAATTTCATGCAGATCATATATGATttacagagatgggcagtaacgcgttacttgtaatgcgttactgtaatctgattacttttttcaagtaacgagtaaagtaagggattactattgcaaaatcggtaattagattaccgttacctTCCCGTTGGAACGCtgtgttactgcgttactaaaaccgtgatttttttgcgagaatgtctcatgacagtgacgtaagcgagtgcgccgttagtgacaacagctgtgtgcagatcaacaatggatcacatatcgattgtgggagagagtatgagcgtgcagcgtttaaagtgtggacgtactgaccttactttgagtttgattccataaaaagtgacaaaaacattagcgttcatcgtgcgtgggaaaaaaaacttctttttacagcgaaaaaaaacccctaaacttccaagcaagcaccgagtgcgcaacgacgtaatgggaaactcacagagaaagtcgcggattcttcaactgaccgcggcacacctgcaccagggtaaacctccgcctacccccgGACGATCTGATTTCCTCGTGTCAgcattgttcccacatcatcataattaatgttgttccaggttcaacattgcaagtgaccaatcaccttcTTGTGACGTCATTCCTTTGCGACTTCGAAATACCCGCCTTCGAGTATTTCGAAATACAAGTGAAGAAGCGAGAAACCGCCGCCTGTCTGCCGAATTTGAAGTCAAATCGCCTGTCCGCCGAATTTGAAGTCAATTTAGGATACTTTcctttaataaacggtaagcattatacatatgttcctcacttggcttgctgtttgtttgctagCGATAGGCTACTTGACGACAGCATTAGCTAACCAGTGTTCTCTAGACCAGCGTTCCCCAACTTTTTGGGTGTTTCGTGGCCTGGGGGTTGGGTCAGGCAAAATTGCAGTAGCTTCCCTGATCATTTTACAAACATAAGTGAAGAGAATCTGGACTAAAAGGCCTAGACTTATGGTTGTGTGCTGAATCTATGAATCAAACTATCACCTGGAAACATAATTAACTGGTCCATAGCTGTGAAACTGGACATGAGTTCTTGATTCTATGGAGATTAACAGTAATCCAGAAATTTACAAATTTGTCCCAGGGACATCGcgtagatgttgtccctgggacatcgcgtaaatgttgtccctgggacatcgcgtaaatgttgtccctggaaCATCATGTAGAAGTtgccctgggacatcgtgtagatgttgtccctgggacatcatgTTAAAGTTGCCAGAGACATACCATATGAAAGTTTAGCTTCTTTTAGCCcctgtttgttttatattattttatatatatttttttttaaatattatatttaatatttacattgtattgcaaaaacccccaaaacaagttaaaatgaattaatgaaTATTGACTAATTAAACCTTCGTTATTTTTCCACCAGAAATGGACGACATAATTAGAAGAAGTGTTCTGAATgacgaaaaaaaaagaactggaaaagacacacaactttgtgtgcatgtgtcacaATGCCAGGAGGACCCATTCAGTGTTGTGTTAGAAAAATTGAACTCATTAACCCTTCATGGAcattataaatgtttaaatgttgccTCAGGTAAAGACAGGAAAAGAGACTATTACAAATTCAACTGCATCAGAGCTGGGAAAAAAAGTCGAAACAGCTACAGAGCAGTGGGCTGTAAGGCCTATGTTTCATTTAAAGTACTCAAATGTTGGAAAGACCACACAGTCATCGTGCAGCGTACATATGATAAGCATGATGGGCATGATCCTTCGGACCCAAAAGACGCACATTTCAACAATATTTCCAGTGATTTGAGGAGGAAGATTGAGGAACTGCTTTCCCTTGGAACTAAGCCAGCCATCATACTAACCGAATGTCATAAATGGGCCAAAGAACATGGACACAGAGATCTTCACAACAGAGAGCATTTTGTCACACCACGTGACATTGACAGTGTTAGAACCTGCATGATGAGGAAGAAGCACTTTAACTGTGGAGACAGTCAAAGTGTACATACCTTACTTAATGGAAAACATCAAGAACATGTTCTCTTCTATCAACCATACACATCTGACCAAGAACTAATGATTGTTTTGCAGACACCTGTAATGAAATCAAACATGGAGAACTATGCAAAACAGTTAGTATTTGTTGACACCACGCACTGCGTTAACCAGTATTCATTTCCCTTATTCACACTTGTTGTAAGAGATGATCATGGGCATGGAGTCCCTGTGGCCTATGCTATTGTCAGCAACGAAAGTCAGAAAACCCTGGAAACTGTTCTTGGAATAGTTTGTGAGCATTTCCCAACTTCCCCGAGGTAAATAATACATTGACAGCTATTAATTTTGAAATAattccttttcaaaaaagttaTAACGTGCCAGAATCTAATGCTATAGCTGCAGCAtgggctgcaaaaaactttcctTTCCAGTTGTTAAAGTTATTCCTATAGGCTGTATGCAGTATTTTATATATCTACTTGTGAGTTGAAATGTTTAATTTGGCATTGAAGTGGTGCTTTGAGatagcaaaaacattttcatactgtttaatctcatttagtgttttctttttttctgtagagCATTTATGGTTGACAAAGACTTTGCGGAAATAAATGCTTTGCAGAAGGTTTTTCCAGAGTCAGCTATCCTTCTATGCTGGTACCATGTCTTGCAGGTAAaccacattgttttcttttcacgTTGTCTAAGATGCacctgaaacacatttttacaacagggtcctgttgttatgatttgccTCATTGTGATATTCACCTACTCAGGTTAATGAATATAAAGGGATAAAATGTTGAGTGACTATGTCCATCCATTTAAGACCACAGTGCACTCATCTTCtggtggctgcttcccaaagctctttttgacatttaaaaatatgtttgccTGGTTGATTTCTGTAATGCACAGGTCCTCTTGTCCAGTGAGTGACAAAGTTATTTTTGGACGTCAGCtttcttttatgctttttgtacagctgctcctctgtctctctctccagattaactttttttctcttacatTCACAGGCTGTTAATCGATGGCTTTCAAAATCAGAGTCCGGGGTCCATGGGCTTTCTAACAcccaaaagagaaatgaaatcatttctttcttttgtaagCTGAAAGCTTGCACATCTGTAAGTGTAATTTGTCTATTTCACATTTTGATTTCTTGATTACACTAAGAGCATAATAACTTTCAGTTGCTAAAAAAAGTTACAGAGAGATACAAAATAGATTTTTGAAACAATTTCTAAAACTGGCTTCTTATCTTGCTTATCAAAACAAGTACTTAAGCTGTGCAGAACATCATTGTGTCACCCACTGTGCAGTAGAACTTGTGAGTGGGATTCTTTCACAGACAGATGCTGAAACCAAATATGCTTATAGGTTTAGTGTTCCTTCTTAGCCATTGTAAGGGAAGAAATAATTGCTTCTTAATACAAAAACACGACATATTATTAATAACTTAAAATTCTTAATGTTATTCAATAAAAGGAAAAGGGCTTCAATACATAATATTAAAGATTTCAATAGGTCTGTTAAATGGATTGAAATATATTCTGTTGCATCCAATTCTCTTAGGAGGACGACTTTAAAGCCACATCAGCAGAGTTCTGCCAGACATTTAAGCAATACCCTTTGGTGTGCCAGTATTTTCAGAAGCACTGGGAAGGCATTGGCCACATGTGGTGTGACTACGGCCGTCGCTTCAGTCACGCTCGTTCTGAAACAAACAATGTGATTGAAAGGtatgatttattattttgaCCTCATTCAATTGTATTGCTGAAAAAAAGATATTATGCTTTAATCCAAGAGGCTAAACTGAGTAGGTTCGTCATGTCATTGCCAGAACAGGTTTTAGGCAAATCCTTTAAATTCTAGCAGCGTTTTTTATGTTatcacaacaaaaaacagagtaggtGGATTTGCCTAAATCAGCTAAACCGGCACAGAGCATTCCTTTATAAAAGACGTGTGCAATAGGTAttccaattttttaaaaaataatacagtcttgattaaaactttaaattccTTCAATTACAGTTACTAATCATTTCAAATAactgtttttcagatttttccacCGCCTGAAATACCAGTTTTTATCTGGCTACAAGAATAGGCGTCTGGATGATCTGATTGAAGTGCTCCTAGGGAAGGCCGACGACTACTTCTCAGTCATAAAAACCCTGCAAGATGTGGGCCGCATGAAAAACAGGTTTGCTGACACCTTGTCTCAAGTTTCAGACTCTGCTTCAAGACTGATGGAAAGTGGTTGGGCTCTTAAAATTACAGTCAAGAACAGCCATGGAGTTAATGCATATCAAGTCCCATCTGAGTCAAGAGAAGACATGGTGTATGATGTCTGCCCTGTTGAGTCCTACTGCAACTGTACATATGGCTTACGAGGACTTCTTTGCAAGCATCTAGTGTTACTTGCAAAATTAGCAGAGGCTGACAATGACATCTATCCAAACATGGAAACAGACATTTCTACCTTGGCAAGAATTGCAGTGAAAGAAAGGCATTACTTTGTACACTGTGAGGacttgaaagtgataaaaatgccAAGTTTGTTtggaaatctgtgtttttttgcATCGGCTGAAACACTTCAGTGCACTTGTTGTACGTTCTCTCACTATAACACATGTGCTTGCCTGAAGGTGGCTTGTAgccattttaaacaaatgaaaaactctCTGAAAAGTCCTCTATCAACTTTGAATGACACTCCTGTAGTTGAAAGCACAgacaaaaaatgcacagaagatGCAGTTGGAAAACTAAATGCTGTTTTAGACACAGTTAAACAGTGGGCATTCATTCCAGAGGGTATTACTGCAATGATAGATGAACTGCATACAaatgtcttaaaaacaaaacaagtaggCAAAAGTATATGCCAGTACGAAATAAAGACGACAGATAATGCACGCAAAATTAGGCCATTGTATTCTAGCAAGAAACGTTCGGCCAGCATCGACATTCCAACAGTCTGTGAAAATGAATGTGAACAGTCGATAACCACTGAAAGAGAAACATCctctggagaaaatgaaaaccttttggaatacaaaacaaaaaagagaagagttaaAGCTAAGTATATGCACAAGTAGACTTTTGTGTGACATTTCAAAGGGACTGCATCCATTACTTCTGTTTATTGAAACCTAAAGCTGAATAGCTGTCTTAACTTTCTGCCAAGGAACAGATGAAAAGAAATTGTTTGGTCTCTCAAGCAGTTGTTATTTATGTGTGTTATTCATTACTTTGGCTTGGTTGCTGTTTTTGATACAAATTCATCTGTGCCCattgtaatattttcatatgttactatttttatattgctatgcattataaataaaggattactTATTACTATTAAAGGTCTGCATTTGTAATTGTTggtattatttataaaatatgcgCTCTTAAGTTTTTTGCTCCATAAAACGATACCTGTCACTTTTTGGACATAGAGTATCAGCTGTTGAGAATCCTGGCTCATACAAAATAGAAGTAAAAGGTTTCAACATCCAGCCTTTTTATGATTAAATACAAAGTGTAATAACAGAGTTATTGGGGTGTGATTTTGTTAATAGTTAGTCTTAAGTATAAGTTTAATAGTAATGAGTAAGAAAATATAGCTAGAATAATGGAATGAGACTAACACCTGACCTCACACTGAGATTTGGTATGAAGTGGCATGTTTGTGCTAATGCTGACATTGGGGCTCAGAGTtcctctgtgtgtatatatttgtgaACGTTAACTTGGCTAATGTCCAAGGGTTTGACTGCTTTCCTGTTGGATTGTATCACAAAGAACAGGGATAAGAGCACCAGTGGCCGTGCACAccctcatctctctccttcacccGATCATTAGTGTTGGAAACCGGCATTAGCTCAGAGTAGATTAGACTTCAGTATAGTGcaagtgatttgattttatgattatttgattcagttttttctgtgttcaagctcaattactttaataaaatatgttgaattcaaacaaataaataaacaaataaactgtgGACATTACCCTTTTAAACCTTTCTGAAACAAGACAGGTAAAAACCAGTGTATAAAAGTTTACATAGGTATAAATAGCTCTAACACTTTACTCCAGCCTGGCGTCCAcacatgtggacatcacattttgggttatttagaccaaaatactaaatcttGATCAACAAGTGCCTGATATACAgttatgaggacattatactgcaactgttctatcgaaatttcaaattaatgtcctcatatgt includes the following:
- the LOC106675411 gene encoding uncharacterized protein LOC106675411, with product MVDKDFAEINALQKVFPESAILLCWYHVLQAVNRWLSKSESGVHGLSNTQKRNEIISFFCKLKACTSEDDFKATSAEFCQTFKQYPLVCQYFQKHWEGIGHMWCDYGRRFSHARSETNNVIERFFHRLKYQFLSGYKNRRLDDLIEVLLGKADDYFSVIKTLQDVGRMKNRFADTLSQVSDSASRLMESGWALKITVKNSHGVNAYQVPSESREDMVYDVCPVESYCNCTYGLRGLLCKHLVLLAKLAEADNDIYPNMETDISTLARIAVKERHYFVHCEDLKVIKMPSLFGNLCFFASAETLQCTCCTFSHYNTCACLKVACSHFKQMKNSLKSPLSTLNDTPVVESTDKKCTEDAVGKLNAVLDTVKQWAFIPEGITAMIDELHTNVLKTKQVGKSICQYEIKTTDNARKIRPLYSSKKRSASIDIPTVCENECEQSITTERETSSGENENLLEYKTKKRRVKAKYMHK